A section of the Citrobacter farmeri genome encodes:
- the glmS gene encoding glutamine--fructose-6-phosphate transaminase (isomerizing): MCGIVGAIAQRDVAEILLEGLRRLEYRGYDSAGLAVVDAEGHMTRLRRLGKVQMLSQAAEEHPLHGGTGIAHTRWATHGEPSEANAHPHVSEHIVVVHNGIIENHEPLREELKARGYTFVSETDTEVIAHLVHWELEQGGTLRDAVLRTIPQLRGAYGTVIMDTRHPDTLLAARSGSPLVIGLGMGENFIASDQLALLPVTRRFIFLEEGDIAEVTRRSVAIFDKNGVDVKRQDIESNLQYDAGDKGIYRHYMQKEIYEQPNAIKNTLTGRISHGEVDLSELGPKANELLSQVEHIQIIACGTSYNSGMVSRYWFESLAGIPCDVEIASEFRYRKSAVRRNSLMITLSQSGETADTLAGLRLSKELGYLGSLAICNVPGSSLVRESDLAMMTNAGTEIGVASTKAFTTQLTVLLMLVAKLARLKGLDASIEHDIVHGLQALPSRIEQMLSQDKRIEALAEDFSDKHHALFLGRGDQYPIALEGALKLKEISYIHAEAYAAGELKHGPLALIDADMPVIVVAPNNELLEKLKSNIEEVRARGGQLYVFADQDAGFTSSDNMHIIEMPHVEEVIAPIFYTVPLQLLAYHVALIKGTDVDQPRNLAKSVTVE, encoded by the coding sequence ATGTGTGGAATTGTTGGCGCTATCGCGCAACGTGATGTAGCTGAAATCCTTCTCGAAGGTTTACGTCGTCTGGAATATCGTGGTTACGACTCTGCTGGTCTGGCCGTGGTGGACGCAGAAGGTCATATGACCCGTCTGCGTCGTCTGGGTAAAGTACAGATGCTGTCTCAGGCTGCGGAAGAACATCCGCTGCACGGCGGCACCGGTATTGCTCACACTCGTTGGGCTACGCATGGCGAACCTTCGGAAGCAAACGCGCATCCGCATGTTTCTGAGCACATTGTGGTGGTGCATAACGGCATCATCGAAAACCATGAACCGCTGCGTGAAGAACTGAAAGCACGCGGCTATACCTTCGTTTCAGAAACAGACACCGAAGTGATTGCTCACTTAGTACACTGGGAACTGGAACAGGGCGGTACGCTGCGTGATGCTGTGCTGCGCACCATCCCGCAACTGCGCGGCGCGTACGGTACGGTGATCATGGATACTCGTCATCCGGATACGCTGCTGGCTGCGCGTTCGGGTAGTCCGCTGGTTATCGGTCTGGGGATGGGCGAGAACTTTATCGCGTCCGATCAGCTGGCACTGTTGCCGGTGACCCGTCGCTTTATCTTCCTGGAAGAAGGCGATATTGCGGAAGTGACCCGTCGTTCTGTCGCGATTTTTGATAAAAATGGCGTGGACGTGAAGCGTCAGGATATTGAATCAAATCTGCAATATGACGCAGGTGATAAAGGCATCTATCGCCACTATATGCAGAAAGAGATCTACGAACAGCCGAACGCGATTAAAAACACCCTGACCGGGCGCATCAGCCATGGTGAAGTGGATTTAAGCGAACTCGGCCCGAAAGCCAACGAGCTGTTGTCTCAGGTTGAGCATATCCAGATCATCGCGTGTGGGACGTCTTACAACTCCGGGATGGTTTCTCGCTACTGGTTTGAATCTCTGGCCGGTATTCCTTGCGATGTCGAAATCGCCTCTGAATTCCGCTACCGCAAATCCGCAGTACGCCGTAACAGCCTGATGATCACTCTGTCTCAGTCTGGCGAAACGGCAGACACGCTGGCTGGTCTGCGTTTGTCGAAAGAGCTGGGTTACTTGGGATCCCTCGCCATCTGTAACGTTCCGGGTTCTTCCCTGGTGCGTGAATCGGATCTGGCGATGATGACCAATGCTGGCACGGAAATCGGCGTAGCGTCGACGAAAGCGTTTACCACGCAGTTGACCGTTCTGCTGATGCTGGTGGCAAAACTGGCGCGCCTGAAAGGTCTGGATGCGTCCATTGAACATGACATCGTTCATGGTCTGCAGGCGCTGCCGAGCCGTATCGAGCAAATGCTTTCTCAGGACAAGCGCATTGAAGCGTTGGCTGAAGATTTCTCTGACAAACACCACGCCCTGTTCCTGGGCCGTGGCGATCAGTATCCGATCGCTCTCGAAGGCGCGCTGAAGCTCAAAGAGATCTCCTACATTCACGCAGAAGCTTATGCAGCAGGTGAGCTGAAACACGGCCCGCTGGCGCTGATTGATGCCGATATGCCGGTTATCGTTGTTGCACCGAACAACGAACTGCTGGAAAAACTGAAGTCCAACATCGAAGAAGTGCGCGCCCGTGGCGGCCAACTGTATGTCTTCGCCGATCAGGATGCCGGTTTTACCAGCAGCGACAATATGCACATCATTGAGATGCCGCATGTGGAAGAGGTCATTGCGCCGATTTTCTACACCGTACCTTTACAGCTGCTGGCCTATCACGTGGCGCTGATTAAAGGCACCGACGTAGATCAGCCGCGTAACCTGGCTAAATCGGTTACCGTCGAGTAA
- the pstA gene encoding phosphate ABC transporter permease PstA, giving the protein MATLEMQTTAELAESRRKMQARRRMKNRIALTLSMATMAFGLFWLIWILMSTITRGIDGMSLALFTEMTPPPNTAGGGLANALAGSGLLILWATVFGTPLGIMAGIYLAEYGRKSWLAEVIRFINDILLSAPSIVVGLFVYTIVVAQMEHFSGWAGVIALALLQVPIVIRTTENMLKLVPDSLREAAYALGTPKWKMISAITLKASVSGIMTGILLAIARIAGETAPLLFTALSNQFWSTDMMQPIANLPVTIFKFAMSPFAEWQQLAWAGVLIITLCVLLLNILARVIFAKSKHG; this is encoded by the coding sequence ATGGCTACGCTTGAAATGCAAACTACCGCAGAGCTGGCGGAATCCCGCCGCAAAATGCAGGCGCGTCGCCGGATGAAAAACCGCATTGCGCTCACGCTCTCAATGGCAACGATGGCATTTGGCCTTTTCTGGCTCATCTGGATCCTGATGTCCACGATTACCCGCGGTATTGACGGGATGTCGCTGGCGCTGTTCACCGAAATGACGCCGCCGCCGAATACGGCGGGTGGCGGTCTGGCGAATGCCCTGGCGGGCAGTGGTCTGTTGATCCTCTGGGCGACGGTGTTTGGTACGCCATTGGGCATCATGGCCGGGATTTATCTGGCGGAATATGGTCGCAAATCCTGGCTGGCGGAAGTGATTCGTTTCATCAATGACATTCTGCTTTCCGCCCCGTCTATTGTGGTTGGTCTGTTCGTGTACACCATCGTGGTGGCGCAGATGGAGCACTTCTCCGGTTGGGCGGGGGTGATCGCGCTGGCGCTGCTTCAGGTGCCAATCGTTATTAGAACCACCGAGAACATGTTGAAACTGGTGCCGGACAGCCTGCGTGAAGCGGCTTATGCGCTGGGAACGCCGAAGTGGAAAATGATCTCCGCGATTACATTGAAAGCGTCTGTTTCCGGGATCATGACCGGTATCCTGCTGGCGATTGCGCGTATCGCGGGTGAAACCGCCCCGCTGCTGTTTACTGCGCTCTCCAACCAGTTCTGGAGTACCGACATGATGCAGCCGATCGCCAACCTGCCGGTCACCATCTTTAAATTTGCGATGAGCCCGTTTGCTGAATGGCAGCAGCTGGCGTGGGCCGGGGTGCTGATCATCACGCTGTGCGTACTGCTGCTGAACATTCTGGCGCGCGTTATTTTCGCCAAGAGTAAACACGGTTAA
- the pstS gene encoding phosphate ABC transporter substrate-binding protein PstS, translated as MKVMRTTVATVVAATLSMSAFSALAASLTGAGATFPAPVYAKWADTYQKETGSKVNYQGIGSSGGVKQITANTVDFGASDAPLSDEKLNQEGLFQFPTVIGGVVLAVNIPGLKSGELVLDGKTLGDIYLGKIKKWDDEAITKLNPGVKLPSQNIAVVRRADGSGTSFVFTSYLAKVNEEWKTKVGAGSTVNWPTGLGGKGNDGIAAFVQRLPGSIGYVEYAYAKQNNLAYTRLISADGKPVSPTEENFANAAKGADWSKSFAQDLTNQKGDDAWPITSTTFILVHKEQKKPEQGAEVLKFFDWAYKNGGKQANDLDYASLPDSVVEQIRAAWKTNVKDSSGKALY; from the coding sequence ATGAAAGTTATGCGTACCACTGTCGCAACTGTTGTCGCCGCGACCTTATCTATGAGCGCTTTCTCTGCGTTAGCAGCAAGTCTGACAGGTGCAGGTGCAACTTTTCCTGCGCCGGTGTATGCCAAATGGGCTGATACTTATCAGAAAGAGACCGGTAGTAAAGTCAACTACCAGGGTATCGGCTCCTCCGGTGGTGTTAAACAAATTACTGCAAATACCGTTGATTTCGGTGCCTCTGATGCGCCGTTGTCTGACGAAAAACTTAATCAGGAAGGCCTGTTCCAGTTCCCGACCGTCATTGGCGGCGTGGTGCTGGCGGTGAACATCCCGGGTCTGAAATCTGGCGAACTGGTGCTGGATGGTAAAACACTGGGTGACATCTATCTGGGTAAAATCAAGAAGTGGGATGATGAAGCTATCACCAAACTGAACCCAGGCGTGAAACTGCCTTCTCAGAACATCGCCGTCGTGCGTCGTGCTGATGGTTCCGGTACCTCCTTCGTCTTCACCAGTTATCTGGCAAAAGTAAACGAAGAGTGGAAAACCAAAGTGGGCGCAGGCTCTACCGTTAACTGGCCGACCGGCCTGGGCGGTAAAGGAAACGACGGTATCGCCGCGTTCGTACAGCGTCTGCCGGGCTCCATCGGCTACGTTGAATACGCTTACGCTAAGCAGAACAACCTGGCGTACACCAGGCTGATTTCTGCTGATGGTAAACCGGTCAGTCCGACCGAAGAGAATTTCGCTAACGCCGCAAAAGGTGCTGACTGGAGCAAATCCTTCGCACAGGATCTGACGAACCAGAAAGGTGATGATGCGTGGCCCATTACGTCCACAACTTTCATCCTGGTTCATAAAGAGCAGAAGAAACCTGAGCAGGGTGCTGAAGTGCTGAAATTCTTCGACTGGGCATACAAAAATGGTGGCAAACAGGCTAATGACCTGGATTACGCCAGCCTGCCGGACAGCGTGGTTGAGCAGATCCGTGCAGCATGGAAGACTAATGTGAAGGATAGCAGCGGTAAAGCGCTGTACTAA
- the pstC gene encoding phosphate ABC transporter permease PstC: MAATKPAFNPPGKKGDKIFSALVKLAALIVLLMLGGIIVSLIISSWPSIEKFGFSFLWTKDWDAPNDIYGALVPIYGTLVTSFIALLIAVPVSFGIALFLTELAPGWLRRPLGIAIELLAAIPSIVYGMWGLFIFAPLFATYFQEPVGNILSNIPFVGALFSGPAFGIGILAAGVILAIMIIPYIAAVMRDVFEQTPVMMKESAYGIGCTTWEVIWRIVLPFTKNGVIGGIMLGLGRALGETMAVTFIIGNTYQLDSASLYMPGNSITSALANEFAEAESGLHVAALMELGLILFVITFIVLAASKFMILRLAKNEGAR, from the coding sequence ATGGCTGCAACCAAGCCTGCTTTTAACCCACCGGGTAAAAAGGGCGACAAAATCTTCAGCGCGCTGGTAAAACTGGCTGCGCTGATTGTGCTATTGATGTTGGGTGGCATTATTGTCTCTCTGATCATCTCCTCCTGGCCCAGCATTGAGAAATTTGGTTTTTCATTTCTGTGGACCAAAGACTGGGACGCGCCAAACGACATCTACGGAGCGCTGGTACCGATCTACGGTACGCTGGTCACCTCTTTTATCGCACTGCTGATCGCTGTTCCGGTGAGCTTCGGCATTGCCCTGTTTCTGACTGAACTCGCGCCTGGCTGGCTGCGTCGCCCGCTGGGTATCGCGATTGAACTGCTGGCGGCGATCCCGAGTATCGTATATGGCATGTGGGGCCTGTTTATCTTTGCTCCGCTGTTTGCCACTTATTTCCAGGAGCCGGTCGGAAATATTCTTTCCAATATTCCGTTTGTCGGCGCGCTGTTCTCCGGCCCGGCGTTTGGTATCGGTATTCTGGCAGCAGGGGTAATCCTTGCCATTATGATCATCCCTTACATTGCAGCGGTAATGCGTGATGTGTTTGAACAGACGCCGGTGATGATGAAAGAGTCTGCCTACGGTATCGGCTGCACCACCTGGGAGGTTATCTGGCGCATCGTGCTACCGTTCACCAAAAATGGGGTGATCGGCGGCATTATGCTGGGTCTGGGGCGTGCATTGGGTGAAACGATGGCGGTTACCTTTATCATCGGTAACACCTACCAGCTCGACAGCGCGTCGCTGTATATGCCTGGCAACAGCATCACCTCGGCGCTGGCAAATGAATTTGCCGAAGCGGAATCCGGTCTGCACGTTGCGGCGTTGATGGAGCTGGGTCTGATTCTGTTTGTGATTACCTTCATCGTGCTGGCAGCGTCTAAGTTTATGATTTTGCGCCTTGCGAAGAATGAGGGGGCACGCTAA
- the pstB gene encoding phosphate ABC transporter ATP-binding protein PstB, whose protein sequence is MSMVDTAPGKIQVRDLNFYYGKFHALKNINLDIAKNQVTAFIGPSGCGKSTLLRTFNKMFELYPEQRAEGEILLDGDNILTNTQDIALLRAKVGMVFQKPTPFPMSIYDNIAFGVRLFEKLSRTDMDERVQWALTKAALWNETKDKLHQSGYSLSGGQQQRLCIARGIAIRPEVLLLDEPCSALDPISTGRIEELITELKQDYTVVIVTHNMQQAARCSDHTAFMYLGELIEFSNTDDLFTKPAKKQTEDYITGRYG, encoded by the coding sequence ATGAGTATGGTTGATACTGCTCCGGGTAAGATTCAGGTTCGTGATTTGAACTTCTACTACGGCAAATTCCATGCCCTGAAGAACATTAACCTGGATATCGCTAAGAACCAGGTGACAGCGTTTATCGGACCCTCAGGCTGCGGTAAATCGACGCTGTTGCGTACGTTCAACAAGATGTTTGAACTGTACCCGGAACAGCGTGCGGAAGGTGAAATTCTGCTGGATGGTGACAATATCCTTACCAACACCCAGGATATCGCTCTGCTGCGCGCCAAAGTGGGGATGGTTTTCCAGAAGCCGACACCTTTTCCGATGTCTATCTACGACAATATCGCCTTTGGCGTGCGTCTGTTTGAAAAGTTGTCCCGTACGGATATGGACGAGCGCGTGCAGTGGGCGTTGACCAAGGCCGCATTGTGGAACGAAACCAAAGATAAATTGCACCAGAGTGGGTACTCTCTCTCCGGTGGTCAGCAGCAGCGTTTGTGCATCGCGCGGGGTATCGCTATTCGCCCGGAAGTCTTGCTGCTGGATGAGCCATGCTCAGCGCTGGATCCGATCTCAACAGGTCGTATCGAAGAGCTGATCACTGAGCTGAAACAGGATTACACCGTGGTGATTGTGACCCACAATATGCAGCAGGCTGCGCGTTGTTCCGATCATACGGCGTTTATGTACCTGGGCGAGTTGATTGAGTTCAGTAACAC